One window of Trinickia caryophylli genomic DNA carries:
- the pcaC gene encoding 4-carboxymuconolactone decarboxylase, which produces MNEDQRYDAGMTVRRAVLGDAHVDRSLANRNELTSEFQALITRYAWGEIWTREGLPRHTRSLLTIAMMVALNRGEELALHLRAAKNNGVTRDEIKEVLLQTAIYCGVPAANSAFHLADRIFREEDGAPA; this is translated from the coding sequence ATGAACGAAGACCAACGCTACGACGCCGGCATGACCGTGAGACGGGCCGTGCTCGGCGACGCTCATGTCGATCGATCGCTCGCCAACCGTAACGAATTGACGAGCGAGTTTCAGGCCCTCATCACCCGGTATGCATGGGGGGAAATCTGGACGCGCGAAGGGCTGCCGCGCCATACGCGCAGCCTGCTCACCATCGCGATGATGGTCGCGCTGAACCGTGGCGAGGAACTGGCGCTGCACCTGCGCGCTGCAAAAAACAACGGCGTGACGCGCGACGAAATCAAGGAAGTGCTGCTGCAGACTGCAATTTATTGCGGTGTACCCGCGGCAAATTCGGCCTTCCATCTGGCCGATCGCATCTTCCGCGAGGAGGACGGCGCCCCGGCCTGA
- a CDS encoding LysR substrate-binding domain-containing protein encodes MENRLRFRHISCFLAIARERNLGRAAERLHLSQPAVSKTLSELEALAAVQLVERGRHGARLTPAGEHFLRYAASVGQALESAGAALAGAAMPSAAVLEIGALPTVASGLLPDALARLRALRPHAGVRLRTAANAPLLAALRAGELDFVVGRMADPSAMQGLSFELLYAEPLVMVVRPRHPLLAQGGASLPAVLDYPLIVAPAGTVPRLNTDAYFDAHALRVPPDCVETLSVSVARLLARRSEAVWITPERAARDDLDAGWLVALDLPMAGAQEPVGIVRRSADAPNELAQTFAAILRELAVVTPAKPKRRNKRGLS; translated from the coding sequence ATGGAAAATCGACTCCGCTTTCGTCATATCAGCTGCTTTCTGGCGATCGCCCGCGAGCGCAACCTCGGGCGGGCAGCCGAACGATTGCATCTGAGCCAGCCCGCCGTGTCGAAGACGCTGTCCGAGCTCGAAGCGCTCGCGGCCGTGCAGCTTGTCGAGCGAGGCCGCCACGGCGCGCGTCTCACACCCGCCGGCGAACACTTCCTGCGTTATGCCGCAAGCGTCGGCCAGGCTTTGGAGTCGGCGGGAGCTGCGCTCGCGGGCGCGGCCATGCCGTCCGCCGCGGTGCTCGAAATCGGCGCACTACCGACCGTCGCGAGCGGGCTGCTGCCCGATGCGCTGGCGCGGCTGCGCGCACTGCGCCCACATGCGGGCGTACGCCTGCGCACGGCCGCCAATGCACCGCTGCTCGCGGCACTGCGCGCCGGCGAACTCGATTTCGTCGTGGGACGCATGGCCGATCCTTCAGCCATGCAAGGGTTGTCGTTCGAGCTGCTCTACGCCGAGCCGCTCGTCATGGTCGTGCGCCCTCGTCATCCCCTGCTCGCGCAAGGCGGTGCCTCGCTGCCGGCGGTGCTCGACTACCCGCTGATCGTCGCGCCGGCCGGCACGGTGCCGAGGCTCAACACCGATGCCTATTTCGATGCCCATGCGCTGCGCGTGCCGCCGGACTGCGTCGAAACGCTGTCAGTCTCGGTGGCGCGCCTGCTGGCCCGCCGCTCCGAGGCGGTCTGGATTACGCCGGAGCGAGCGGCACGGGACGATCTCGATGCCGGCTGGCTCGTCGCGCTCGACCTGCCGATGGCAGGCGCACAGGAGCCGGTAGGTATCGTGCGGCGCAGCGCGGACGCGCCGAACGAGTTGGCCCAGACTTTCGCGGCCATCCTGCGCGAACTCGCAGTGGTCACACCGGCCAAACCGAAGCGGCGGAACAAACGTGGCCTTTCTTGA
- a CDS encoding LysR family transcriptional regulator, which yields MLEIRHLRSLVAIAESGKLVAAAERVHLSQSALSHQIRDIEAHYGVSLFERTKQGLRFTQAGDRLLALAREMLVAVAAAERDLVRLKGDTEGELRIVLECHTCFDWLMPVMDEFRRRWPEVEVDLVAGFHADPLRLIDAGKADVVIGSKPERSRGLHVAPLFRFEILVVLANEHRLRNKRRVEANDLVGETLITYPVPEARIDLIREVLAPAGIELPRRTAELTIAIMQLVASRRGIAALPNWGVKNYVDHDYVLAKRVGTRGLWSELYAIGGAQVTAKPYFADFVSIVRDSCAAQLDGIELLPQAAAA from the coding sequence ATGCTTGAAATTCGACACCTGCGCTCGCTCGTGGCCATCGCCGAATCGGGCAAGCTGGTGGCGGCGGCCGAACGCGTGCACTTGAGCCAGTCGGCGCTTTCGCATCAGATTCGCGATATCGAAGCGCACTACGGCGTGTCGCTCTTCGAGCGCACGAAGCAAGGCCTGCGCTTCACCCAGGCGGGCGACCGACTGCTCGCGCTCGCGCGCGAAATGCTTGTCGCCGTGGCGGCCGCAGAGCGCGACCTCGTGCGCTTGAAGGGCGATACGGAAGGCGAACTGCGGATCGTGCTCGAATGCCACACGTGCTTCGACTGGTTGATGCCCGTGATGGACGAATTCCGCCGCCGCTGGCCCGAAGTCGAAGTCGACCTCGTCGCGGGCTTTCACGCCGACCCGCTGCGGCTCATCGACGCAGGCAAAGCCGACGTCGTGATCGGCTCGAAGCCCGAGCGCAGCCGCGGCCTGCATGTCGCACCACTCTTTCGCTTCGAAATTCTGGTCGTGCTCGCCAACGAGCATCGGCTGCGCAACAAGCGCCGCGTCGAAGCGAACGACCTGGTCGGGGAAACCCTGATCACGTACCCGGTACCGGAAGCCCGGATCGATCTGATCCGGGAAGTGCTGGCACCCGCCGGCATCGAACTCCCGCGACGGACGGCCGAACTGACGATCGCCATCATGCAGCTCGTCGCAAGCCGCCGCGGCATTGCAGCGTTGCCGAATTGGGGTGTCAAAAACTATGTGGACCACGATTACGTGCTGGCGAAGCGCGTTGGCACGCGCGGGCTGTGGAGCGAGCTCTACGCGATCGGCGGTGCACAGGTGACGGCCAAACCGTATTTCGCCGACTTCGTCTCGATCGTGCGAGACAGTTGCGCCGCGCAACTCGACGGCATCGAGTTACTGCCGCAGGCAGCCGCTGCCTGA
- the pobA gene encoding 4-hydroxybenzoate 3-monooxygenase, translating to MRTQVAIVGAGPAGLLLSHLLRLEGIESIIVEARSREYCENRIRAGVLEQGTVDTLIDAGLGERMLREGLVHRGIELLFERQRHRIDMASLTGGRSITVYSQHEVVRDLIAAAIEHGQQVIFEAGDVALHEVEHARPYLTFVKEGVRERIDCDYIAGCDGFHGVSRATIPADVLRTYERVYPYAWLGILADAAPSADELVYAHHERGFALFSMRSPSVTRLYLQCRPDENLDEWSDERIWAELATRFENDDGWTPNVGPITQKSVTPMRSFVTEPMQYGRLFLAGDAAHIVPPTGAKGLNLAVSDVRILSKALSARYRSGDARELERYSQQCLERIWRSEHFSYFMTNMLHPSLADTPFENRLKLSELKYVSRSQAAAQALAENYVGLPFAA from the coding sequence ATGCGTACACAGGTGGCGATCGTTGGCGCGGGCCCGGCCGGCCTCTTGCTTTCTCATTTGTTGCGGCTGGAGGGCATCGAGTCGATCATCGTCGAAGCGCGCTCGCGCGAGTATTGCGAGAACCGCATTCGCGCCGGCGTGCTGGAGCAGGGCACCGTCGACACGCTGATCGATGCGGGGCTCGGCGAGCGCATGCTGCGCGAGGGGCTCGTCCATCGCGGCATCGAGCTGCTCTTCGAGCGCCAGCGTCATCGCATCGACATGGCCTCGCTCACGGGCGGCAGATCGATTACCGTCTACAGCCAGCACGAAGTCGTCCGCGATCTCATCGCCGCGGCAATCGAACATGGGCAGCAGGTCATCTTCGAAGCGGGCGACGTGGCGCTGCACGAGGTCGAGCATGCGCGTCCCTACCTCACGTTCGTCAAGGAAGGTGTGCGCGAGCGCATCGATTGCGACTACATCGCCGGGTGCGACGGCTTCCATGGCGTGTCGCGCGCGACGATTCCAGCCGATGTGCTGCGCACCTATGAGCGCGTCTACCCGTATGCGTGGCTCGGTATTTTGGCCGATGCCGCGCCCTCGGCCGACGAACTCGTCTACGCGCACCATGAACGCGGCTTCGCGCTCTTCAGCATGCGCTCGCCGTCCGTCACGCGGCTATACCTGCAGTGCCGGCCTGACGAAAATCTCGACGAATGGTCCGACGAGCGTATCTGGGCCGAATTGGCGACGCGATTCGAGAACGACGATGGATGGACGCCGAACGTCGGGCCGATCACGCAAAAGAGCGTAACGCCGATGCGCAGCTTCGTGACCGAGCCGATGCAGTACGGGCGCTTGTTTCTGGCTGGCGATGCGGCGCATATCGTGCCGCCCACGGGTGCGAAGGGGCTCAACCTCGCAGTGTCGGACGTGCGGATTCTGTCGAAGGCGCTGTCGGCCCGCTATCGCTCGGGTGACGCGCGCGAGCTCGAACGTTATTCGCAGCAGTGCCTGGAGCGCATCTGGCGCAGCGAGCACTTTTCCTACTTCATGACGAACATGCTGCATCCGTCGCTCGCGGATACGCCGTTCGAAAACCGCTTGAAGCTCTCGGAGCTGAAGTATGTGTCGCGCTCGCAGGCGGCGGCGCAGGCGCTGGCGGAGAACTACGTCGGGCTGCCGTTCGCCGCGTAG
- a CDS encoding HigA family addiction module antitoxin has product MAIERGALNHADFTDIGTGERLAAIHPGLVLRAEFLEPLGMSVNALALALRVPAPRINDVVRGKRAVSPETALRLARYFGTSASFWLDLQNSHDLRIATETSGERIEREIEPLPAALRRPLSQPPRAAAATKTRSRGRAGG; this is encoded by the coding sequence ATGGCTATCGAACGTGGTGCGCTGAACCATGCCGACTTCACCGATATCGGCACGGGCGAGCGCCTGGCGGCGATTCATCCCGGGCTCGTATTGCGCGCCGAGTTTCTCGAGCCGCTCGGCATGTCCGTCAACGCGCTCGCGCTGGCGCTGCGCGTACCCGCCCCACGCATCAACGATGTCGTACGCGGCAAACGGGCCGTTTCTCCGGAAACCGCGCTGCGGCTCGCCCGTTATTTCGGCACGAGCGCAAGCTTCTGGCTCGATCTGCAGAATTCGCACGACCTGCGCATCGCGACCGAGACGTCCGGCGAGCGCATCGAACGCGAGATCGAACCGTTGCCCGCGGCGCTTCGCCGGCCGCTCTCTCAGCCGCCGCGTGCGGCAGCCGCCACAAAAACCCGCAGCCGGGGGCGTGCTGGCGGGTAA
- a CDS encoding 3-carboxy-cis,cis-muconate cycloisomerase: MFETEGRLTDRLASPDALLALFSPRETVQRMLDVEAALARALGAAGVIPYTAVEPIEHACRAELLDAEALTQAAARAGNIAIPLVKQLTARVAQRDPEAAKYVHWGATSQDIIDTSLVLQLRDAFDWFDEHLASVADTLAAQAERHRATPMIGRTWLQQALPITLGLKFAQWLDALDRHRIRFAQLRAHALVLQFGGAAGTLASLGEHAQAVAQALSDELALPLPLVPWHTQRDRLVEVATTLGLLTGTLGKIARDVSLQMQSEIGELAEPSGAGKGGSSTMPHKRNPVGCAAVLSAATRMPGLVSTMLAAMVQEHERALGGWQAEWETLPDIVRLAGGAVAQIGEIAQGMEIDRDRLSANLDLTRGLVLAEAVMLALGESMGRLEAHRLVEAASREALQSGRTLREVLAGRPEVTQRLDTSRLDALFDPAQYAGLALPFVDAVLDAHRASLVTQESP, from the coding sequence ATGTTCGAAACCGAAGGACGACTGACCGACCGACTGGCGTCGCCGGACGCCTTGCTCGCTCTTTTCTCCCCGCGCGAGACGGTGCAGCGCATGCTCGACGTCGAGGCGGCCCTCGCGCGCGCGCTCGGAGCCGCCGGGGTGATTCCCTACACGGCGGTAGAGCCGATCGAGCATGCGTGCCGTGCGGAGCTGCTCGATGCCGAAGCGCTGACACAAGCCGCGGCCCGCGCCGGCAACATCGCTATCCCGCTTGTCAAGCAACTGACTGCGCGCGTGGCGCAGCGCGACCCCGAGGCGGCGAAATACGTGCACTGGGGGGCGACGAGCCAGGACATCATCGACACGTCGCTCGTCTTGCAGCTGCGCGATGCCTTCGACTGGTTCGACGAGCACCTCGCGTCGGTGGCTGACACGCTTGCCGCGCAGGCCGAGCGCCACCGCGCGACGCCGATGATCGGGCGCACCTGGCTGCAGCAGGCGCTGCCGATCACGCTCGGCCTGAAATTCGCGCAGTGGCTCGACGCGCTCGATCGGCACCGCATCCGTTTTGCGCAATTGCGCGCTCATGCGCTGGTGCTGCAATTCGGCGGTGCCGCCGGCACTCTCGCCAGCCTTGGCGAGCATGCCCAGGCAGTGGCCCAGGCGCTATCGGATGAATTGGCACTGCCGTTGCCGCTCGTCCCGTGGCATACGCAGCGCGACCGGCTCGTCGAAGTCGCCACCACGCTCGGCCTGCTCACGGGCACGCTAGGCAAAATCGCGCGCGACGTGTCGCTGCAAATGCAATCGGAGATCGGCGAGCTGGCCGAACCTTCGGGTGCTGGCAAGGGTGGCTCGTCGACGATGCCGCACAAGCGCAACCCGGTCGGCTGCGCAGCGGTGCTGAGCGCGGCCACGCGCATGCCGGGCCTTGTTTCGACGATGCTGGCGGCGATGGTGCAGGAGCACGAACGCGCGCTCGGCGGCTGGCAGGCCGAATGGGAAACGCTGCCCGACATCGTGCGCCTCGCTGGAGGCGCCGTCGCCCAGATAGGCGAAATCGCGCAGGGCATGGAGATCGATCGCGACCGCCTGAGCGCCAATCTCGATCTCACGCGCGGGCTCGTCCTGGCCGAAGCGGTCATGCTCGCACTGGGCGAGTCGATGGGCAGGCTGGAGGCGCATCGGCTCGTGGAAGCGGCGTCCCGCGAAGCGCTGCAAAGCGGGCGTACGCTGCGCGAGGTGCTGGCTGGCCGCCCCGAGGTCACGCAGCGGCTCGACACCTCGCGCCTCGATGCCCTCTTCGATCCGGCGCAATACGCCGGGCTGGCCCTTCCATTCGTCGACGCGGTGCTCGACGCGCACCGCGCATCGCTGGTCACTCAGGAGTCCCCATGA
- the pcaG gene encoding protocatechuate 3,4-dioxygenase subunit alpha yields MSFSSFAPLRLRETASQTGGPYVHIGLAPKQAGFDIFENNFGNMLATEDTRGERIEIEGRLYDGSGSLVRDALIEIWQANADGKYAHPGDRQAKPLDPAFRGWGRTGTDFETGVYRFETIKPGPVDGRAGAPQAPHICVAIFARGINLGLHTRLYFGDEAEANARDPVLTGIEWEVRRKTLVAARSERNGRGVYTFDVRLQDTPDGGRETVFFDI; encoded by the coding sequence ATGTCGTTCTCCTCTTTTGCGCCGCTTCGTCTGCGTGAGACCGCCTCGCAGACCGGTGGCCCCTATGTGCACATCGGCCTCGCTCCGAAGCAGGCGGGCTTCGATATCTTCGAAAACAACTTCGGCAACATGCTCGCCACCGAAGACACGCGCGGTGAGCGCATCGAGATCGAAGGGCGCCTTTACGACGGTTCCGGCTCGCTCGTGCGCGATGCGCTGATCGAAATCTGGCAGGCCAACGCCGACGGCAAATATGCACACCCCGGCGATCGCCAGGCGAAACCGCTCGACCCCGCGTTTCGTGGATGGGGGCGCACGGGCACCGACTTCGAGACTGGCGTCTACCGTTTCGAAACGATCAAGCCGGGCCCGGTGGACGGCCGCGCGGGGGCACCGCAGGCACCGCACATCTGTGTCGCCATCTTCGCGCGCGGTATCAACCTCGGGCTGCATACGCGGCTTTACTTCGGCGACGAAGCCGAAGCGAACGCGCGCGACCCGGTACTGACCGGGATCGAGTGGGAGGTGCGGCGCAAGACGCTCGTTGCGGCCCGCAGCGAGCGTAACGGCCGGGGCGTCTACACTTTCGACGTGCGCTTGCAGGACACGCCGGACGGCGGACGCGAGACGGTCTTCTTCGACATCTGA
- a CDS encoding type II toxin-antitoxin system RelE/ParE family toxin, giving the protein MIKTFADKRTAALFDGYVVHSLPRSIQAIAYRKLQMIDAAESIVDLHAPPGNRLEALRGDRAGQWSVRVNARWRICFHFVEGAAFNVEIVDYH; this is encoded by the coding sequence ATGATCAAGACATTCGCCGACAAACGAACGGCCGCGCTGTTCGACGGCTATGTCGTCCACTCGCTGCCGCGCTCCATTCAGGCGATCGCATACCGCAAGCTTCAGATGATCGATGCGGCCGAGTCGATCGTCGATCTGCACGCTCCGCCGGGTAACCGGCTCGAAGCGCTGCGTGGCGACCGGGCCGGCCAATGGAGCGTCCGGGTCAATGCACGCTGGCGCATATGCTTTCACTTCGTGGAGGGCGCCGCATTCAACGTCGAAATCGTCGACTATCACTAA
- the metE gene encoding 5-methyltetrahydropteroyltriglutamate--homocysteine S-methyltransferase, with product MPRTHILGFPRIGAHRELKFAQESFWRAEADEASLRATARALRERHWRAQRAASLDFVSVGDFSYYDPMLDASALLGALPARFGFDAAHLTLAQYYELARGNPAQPAMEMTKWFDTNYHYLVPELGPETRFGEGASGLFDDLDEALAAGYAAKPQLVGPISYLWLSKSHVAGFDRLSLLPALVERYARVLDALAARGVEWVQLDEPVLCTDLDQRWLTAFDDAYESLGACRLKILLATYFGSAAEHASRIARLPVGGVHIDLVRGRGQLDAWQAALPAGTVLSVGVIDGRNIWRADLAAIGESLHEVHAARGEALWIAPSCSLVHVPVSLATERKLDPALKSWLAFATEKLDEVHSVAVALADPQAAQPAIEAARAALDARRASHAVVNALVRKRVASVTESHTLRKSPFDERTRVQQAALQLPLLPTTTIGSFPQTSSIRQARAAYRRGELGALDYLERMRAEIELAVRRQEALDLDVLVHGEAERNDMVEYFGEQLWGYAFTENGWVQSYGSRCVKPPIIYGDVYRPEPITVETARYAQSLSARPMKGMLTGPVTLLQWSFVRDDQPREETALQLALAVRDEVLDLEKAGIRIIQIDEPALREGLPLRRAEWSAYLGWAVRAFHIAAGGVADETQIHTHMCYSEFNDILEAIAAMDADVVTIETSRSAMELLDAFGEFSYPNDIGPGVYDIHSPRVPSVESMERLLERACAVIPSERLWVNPDCGLKTRDWPEVEAALANMVQAARNLRARLEAA from the coding sequence ATGCCTCGCACTCATATTCTTGGATTCCCTCGCATCGGCGCGCACCGCGAGTTGAAGTTCGCGCAAGAGTCGTTCTGGCGCGCAGAGGCCGACGAAGCCTCTTTGCGCGCCACCGCGCGCGCCTTGCGCGAACGCCATTGGCGCGCGCAGCGGGCCGCGTCCCTCGACTTCGTCTCGGTGGGCGATTTTTCGTACTACGATCCGATGCTCGACGCCAGTGCCCTGCTTGGCGCGCTGCCGGCCCGGTTCGGCTTCGATGCCGCGCATCTGACGCTTGCCCAGTACTACGAGCTGGCGCGCGGCAACCCGGCGCAGCCCGCCATGGAAATGACGAAGTGGTTCGATACCAACTACCACTACCTTGTGCCGGAGCTCGGACCCGAGACGCGTTTCGGCGAGGGCGCGAGCGGGCTCTTCGACGACCTGGACGAGGCGCTGGCGGCAGGATACGCGGCCAAGCCGCAACTTGTCGGGCCGATCAGCTACCTTTGGCTCTCGAAGAGCCATGTTGCGGGCTTCGACCGGCTTTCGCTGCTGCCGGCGCTCGTCGAGCGATATGCGCGCGTACTCGATGCACTCGCGGCTCGCGGTGTCGAATGGGTACAGCTCGACGAGCCCGTGCTCTGCACCGATCTCGACCAGCGCTGGCTGACGGCATTCGACGACGCGTACGAGTCGCTCGGCGCTTGCCGGTTGAAGATCCTGCTCGCGACGTATTTCGGCTCGGCGGCCGAGCATGCGTCGCGCATCGCCCGTCTACCCGTCGGCGGGGTGCACATCGATCTCGTGCGCGGCCGCGGCCAGCTCGATGCCTGGCAGGCCGCGCTGCCCGCGGGCACTGTGCTCTCGGTCGGCGTCATCGACGGACGCAACATCTGGCGTGCGGACCTTGCCGCGATCGGCGAGTCGTTGCATGAGGTGCACGCGGCGCGCGGCGAGGCGTTGTGGATCGCGCCGTCGTGCTCGCTCGTGCACGTACCGGTCTCCCTTGCGACCGAGCGCAAGCTCGATCCGGCACTCAAGTCATGGCTTGCATTCGCAACCGAGAAGCTCGATGAAGTCCACTCGGTAGCCGTTGCGCTTGCGGATCCTCAGGCCGCGCAGCCAGCCATCGAAGCGGCCCGCGCAGCGCTCGACGCGCGTCGAGCCTCGCATGCCGTCGTCAACGCGCTCGTTCGAAAGCGGGTGGCGAGCGTTACCGAATCGCATACGCTGCGCAAAAGTCCGTTCGACGAACGCACCCGCGTGCAGCAAGCGGCATTGCAGTTGCCTTTATTGCCAACGACGACGATCGGCTCGTTCCCTCAGACCTCGTCGATCCGTCAGGCGCGCGCCGCATACCGGCGCGGCGAGCTGGGGGCTCTCGACTACCTGGAACGCATGCGTGCCGAGATCGAGTTGGCGGTGCGGCGGCAGGAAGCGCTCGATCTCGATGTACTCGTGCATGGCGAGGCCGAGCGCAACGACATGGTCGAGTACTTCGGCGAACAGTTGTGGGGCTATGCGTTCACGGAGAACGGTTGGGTGCAGAGCTACGGCTCGCGGTGCGTGAAGCCGCCGATCATTTATGGCGACGTTTACCGGCCCGAGCCGATCACCGTCGAGACGGCCCGCTATGCGCAATCGCTGAGCGCGCGTCCGATGAAGGGCATGCTGACGGGCCCCGTGACGTTGCTTCAGTGGTCGTTCGTGCGCGACGATCAGCCGCGCGAGGAGACGGCGCTTCAGCTCGCGCTCGCGGTACGCGACGAGGTGCTCGACCTGGAGAAGGCCGGCATTCGCATCATCCAGATCGACGAGCCCGCATTGCGCGAGGGGCTGCCGCTGCGGCGCGCCGAATGGTCCGCTTATCTGGGCTGGGCCGTGCGCGCGTTCCATATTGCCGCCGGTGGGGTGGCCGACGAGACGCAGATTCACACGCACATGTGCTATTCCGAGTTCAACGATATTCTCGAGGCAATAGCCGCAATGGATGCCGACGTCGTCACGATCGAGACGTCCCGTTCGGCGATGGAGTTGCTCGACGCGTTCGGCGAATTCTCTTATCCGAACGACATTGGACCGGGCGTCTACGACATCCATTCGCCGCGGGTGCCGAGCGTTGAATCGATGGAGCGGCTGCTCGAGCGTGCGTGCGCCGTGATTCCGTCCGAGCGCCTCTGGGTCAACCCCGACTGCGGGCTGAAGACGCGCGACTGGCCTGAAGTCGAGGCGGCCCTGGCGAACATGGTGCAGGCCGCGCGCAATCTGCGCGCGCGGCTCGAGGCGGCCTGA
- a CDS encoding class 1 fructose-bisphosphatase, whose translation MSLQRRTTLTKYLIEQQRENHNLPADLRLLIEVVARACKLISYHVSKGALGDALGTAGSENVQGEVQKKLDILSNEILLDANEWGGNLAAMASEEMETLFPIPSNYPRGEYLLVFDPLDGSSNIDVNVSIGTIFSVLRCPDGQEATEQSFLQRGTEQVAAGYAVYGPQTVLVLTTGNGVNGFTLDRELGSWVLTHPNLRIPEDTREFAINASNTRHWHPPVQRYVGELLEGKTGPRQTDFNMRWVASMVADVHRILHRGGIFMYPADQRTPDKPGKLRLMYEANPMSFIIEQAGGAATNGHQRILEIEPKSLHERVAVFLGSKNEVERVTGYHREEKN comes from the coding sequence ATGTCTCTCCAACGACGCACAACCCTCACGAAGTACCTGATCGAGCAACAGCGCGAAAATCACAATCTGCCCGCTGATTTGCGGCTTTTGATCGAGGTGGTCGCCCGCGCGTGCAAGCTCATCAGCTACCACGTCAGCAAGGGGGCATTGGGCGACGCGCTCGGCACGGCCGGCAGCGAGAACGTGCAGGGCGAAGTCCAGAAGAAGCTCGACATTCTGTCGAATGAAATCCTGCTCGACGCAAACGAATGGGGCGGCAACCTCGCCGCCATGGCGTCGGAGGAAATGGAAACGCTGTTTCCGATTCCGTCGAACTACCCGCGCGGCGAATACCTGCTCGTGTTCGATCCGCTCGACGGCTCGTCGAACATCGACGTCAACGTGTCGATCGGTACGATCTTCTCGGTACTGCGTTGCCCGGACGGCCAGGAAGCCACCGAGCAGTCGTTCCTGCAGCGCGGCACGGAGCAGGTCGCGGCCGGGTACGCCGTATATGGGCCGCAAACGGTGCTCGTGCTCACCACGGGCAACGGCGTGAACGGTTTCACGCTCGATCGCGAACTGGGCTCGTGGGTCCTCACCCATCCGAACCTGCGCATTCCCGAAGACACGCGCGAGTTCGCCATCAACGCCTCGAACACCCGGCATTGGCATCCCCCCGTGCAGCGCTACGTGGGCGAGTTGCTCGAAGGTAAGACGGGCCCGCGCCAAACCGACTTCAATATGCGTTGGGTCGCGTCGATGGTGGCCGACGTGCACCGTATCCTGCACCGCGGCGGCATTTTTATGTACCCGGCCGATCAGCGCACGCCTGACAAACCCGGCAAGCTGCGCCTGATGTACGAGGCGAACCCGATGTCGTTCATCATCGAGCAGGCCGGCGGCGCCGCCACGAACGGCCATCAGCGTATTCTCGAAATCGAGCCCAAGAGCCTGCACGAGCGTGTGGCCGTGTTCCTCGGCTCGAAGAACGAGGTCGAACGCGTGACCGGCTACCATCGCGAAGAAAAAAATTAA
- the pcaH gene encoding protocatechuate 3,4-dioxygenase subunit beta: MQTSAAGDGGAWLEFAQRDTSQHPPAYTPGYKTSVLRSPRNALISTLNTLSETTGPVITPDELGPLDNDLILNFAKEGLPIGERIVVHGFVRDEFGHPVKNALVEVWQANAGGRYRHRNDKYLAPIDPNFGGCGRMLTDANGYYCFRTIKPGPYPWRNRINDWRPSHIHYSLSGDGWAQRLITQMYFEGDPLIAQCPILKTVPTEEQVRGLIALHDTGNDIPLDSRCFRFDITLRGRRSTYFEPSFPGAR; this comes from the coding sequence ATGCAGACCTCGGCAGCCGGCGACGGCGGCGCCTGGCTCGAATTCGCGCAGCGCGATACGTCGCAGCATCCGCCGGCCTATACGCCGGGCTACAAAACGAGCGTGCTGCGTTCCCCGCGCAACGCCTTGATTTCGACGCTCAACACACTCTCGGAGACAACGGGCCCGGTTATCACGCCCGACGAACTGGGGCCGCTCGACAACGACCTGATTCTCAATTTTGCAAAAGAAGGGTTGCCGATCGGCGAACGCATCGTCGTGCACGGCTTTGTTCGCGACGAATTCGGGCATCCCGTGAAAAACGCGCTCGTCGAGGTCTGGCAGGCGAACGCCGGAGGCCGTTATCGTCATCGCAACGACAAGTACCTTGCGCCGATCGATCCGAATTTCGGCGGCTGCGGCCGCATGCTGACCGATGCGAACGGCTATTACTGCTTTCGCACGATCAAGCCGGGCCCCTATCCGTGGCGCAATCGCATCAACGACTGGCGCCCCTCGCACATTCACTACTCGCTGAGCGGCGACGGCTGGGCGCAGCGGCTCATCACGCAGATGTACTTCGAAGGGGATCCGTTGATCGCGCAATGCCCGATCCTGAAGACCGTGCCCACTGAAGAGCAGGTGCGCGGGCTGATCGCGCTGCACGACACGGGCAACGACATTCCGCTCGACAGCCGGTGTTTCCGCTTCGATATCACGCTGCGCGGACGCCGCTCGACCTACTTCGAACCGTCTTTTCCGGGAGCCAGGTGA